The Streptomyces sp. Alt3 genome has a segment encoding these proteins:
- a CDS encoding tetratricopeptide repeat protein, protein MDQRKRPTDKAFAPEYQGALGSLSVNSSLTDVLAKGIEELRAAERAGERREMARCGLAVAEACRRLGRVAEADAAWKSSYRAARSVDDVGAMAWALWSGGTLARQRGSLALAYRLLRLAADMGERGGDVVVRGYSLAGLAETGRIQGDYQAVGELHEQLLAEARRRGEARHTVWALEGIAQMHRNTGSYDRALALFEEAAGTAGRADDRRGRAWALRGIADVVSVRDGDVERALSLLTEAELLCREMKLSSALAYNHKMRGNVHYRAGQYVQARDNYAQALAEFQEMNEPRGTALSRLGLAKASARLGRNPAETAVELAGLRRELDRIGLRHARDMVDKATAELGVGPLPDVGNHVERAVTR, encoded by the coding sequence GTGGATCAGCGGAAACGGCCGACGGACAAGGCGTTCGCTCCCGAGTATCAGGGAGCGCTCGGCTCGTTGTCGGTGAACTCCTCCCTCACCGACGTACTGGCGAAGGGAATCGAGGAACTGCGGGCGGCCGAGCGTGCCGGTGAACGGCGGGAGATGGCGCGCTGCGGGCTCGCCGTGGCGGAGGCGTGCCGGCGGCTGGGGCGTGTGGCGGAGGCCGATGCCGCCTGGAAGTCGAGCTACCGCGCGGCACGTTCGGTCGACGACGTCGGGGCGATGGCCTGGGCGCTGTGGAGCGGCGGGACACTCGCCCGCCAGCGGGGCTCGCTGGCCCTGGCGTACCGACTGCTCCGGCTCGCGGCCGACATGGGCGAACGCGGGGGCGACGTGGTGGTGCGCGGCTACTCGCTCGCCGGTCTCGCGGAGACCGGTCGCATCCAGGGTGACTACCAGGCGGTCGGCGAACTGCACGAGCAGTTGCTCGCCGAGGCCCGCAGGCGCGGCGAGGCGCGGCACACGGTGTGGGCGCTGGAAGGCATAGCCCAGATGCACCGCAACACCGGCTCGTACGACAGGGCGCTCGCCCTCTTCGAGGAGGCGGCCGGGACTGCGGGCCGGGCCGACGACAGGCGGGGCCGTGCCTGGGCGCTGCGCGGAATCGCGGACGTGGTGTCGGTGCGCGACGGTGATGTGGAGCGTGCGCTGTCGCTGCTCACGGAGGCGGAATTGCTCTGTCGTGAGATGAAGTTGTCCAGTGCTCTGGCGTACAACCACAAGATGCGCGGCAATGTGCACTACCGGGCCGGGCAGTACGTGCAGGCCCGTGACAACTACGCGCAGGCACTCGCGGAGTTCCAGGAGATGAACGAACCGAGGGGAACCGCGCTGTCACGGCTGGGGCTCGCCAAGGCCTCGGCGCGTCTCGGGCGCAATCCGGCGGAGACCGCCGTGGAACTGGCCGGACTTCGCCGGGAACTGGACCGAATAGGTCTGCGGCACGCGCGGGACATGGTCGACAAGGCGACGGCCGAGCTGGGGGTGGGCCCGCTGCCCGACGTAGGGAACCACGTGGAGCGGGCAGTGACGCGATGA
- a CDS encoding methyltransferase, which translates to MGSSEDFLLPRPAWRGTRELVLHLAAVKWAMGSIRALVQLRIPDRLAEGARTADELAASIDADPSRLYRVLRAAATAGVLREDTSGRFSLAPAADGLRADGADSMRDVFLFTTDPMMWRPYENVQHTVLTGESAFASSFGKPFYEYLRDHPESSDVFDRAMVQNDSPETFELFRDVDFSKYRKIADVGGGRGSFLAEVLRRNPECLGAVCDHPLALSGAGEEFERRGVSDRATAMATDFFEKVPEGFDAYIIKRSLQNWGDEDVRRLLAKVREAMGSDLEARLMIVNHVLAEPGTPDFGKLSDIEMMTVLGGGRERERDEWNRLAAEAGFLSVSEPSAGQMSLLMFRPS; encoded by the coding sequence ATGGGCAGTTCAGAGGATTTCCTGTTGCCCCGCCCGGCGTGGCGGGGAACACGCGAGCTGGTGCTCCATCTGGCGGCCGTGAAATGGGCGATGGGGTCGATACGCGCGCTGGTGCAGCTTCGGATCCCCGACCGGCTGGCAGAGGGCGCGAGGACGGCCGACGAACTCGCCGCTTCGATCGACGCCGACCCCTCGCGCCTGTACCGCGTGTTACGCGCGGCGGCGACAGCGGGGGTGCTCCGCGAGGACACCTCCGGGCGCTTCTCCCTGGCCCCCGCGGCCGACGGGCTTCGCGCCGATGGGGCGGACAGCATGCGGGACGTCTTCCTCTTCACGACCGACCCGATGATGTGGCGTCCCTACGAGAACGTGCAGCACACGGTACTGACCGGGGAGTCGGCCTTCGCCAGCAGTTTCGGGAAGCCGTTCTACGAATACCTGCGTGACCACCCCGAGAGTTCGGACGTCTTCGACCGGGCAATGGTGCAGAACGACAGTCCCGAGACCTTCGAGCTGTTCCGTGACGTCGATTTCTCGAAGTACCGGAAGATAGCCGACGTCGGCGGCGGACGCGGGAGTTTCCTCGCCGAGGTCCTGCGCCGGAATCCGGAGTGCCTCGGAGCGGTCTGCGATCACCCTCTGGCGCTGTCCGGGGCCGGAGAGGAGTTCGAGCGACGCGGGGTGTCCGACCGTGCCACCGCGATGGCGACCGACTTCTTCGAGAAGGTTCCGGAAGGGTTCGACGCCTACATCATCAAGCGCTCTCTGCAGAACTGGGGCGACGAGGACGTCAGGCGCCTGCTCGCGAAGGTGCGGGAAGCCATGGGATCCGATCTCGAGGCCCGTCTGATGATCGTCAACCATGTCCTGGCCGAGCCCGGGACGCCCGACTTCGGGAAACTCTCCGACATCGAGATGATGACGGTGCTCGGCGGCGGACGTGAGCGGGAGCGGGACGAATGGAACCGGCTCGCGGCCGAGGCCGGCTTCCTGAGCGTCAGCGAGCCCAGCGCAGGACAGATGTCACTGCTGATGTTCCGGCCGAGCTGA
- a CDS encoding SDR family oxidoreductase: protein MELTPETSAPDLRGRIALVAGATRGAGRGIAVQLGTAGATVYVTGRTTRQRRSEYDRAETIEETAELVTAAGGTGIAVPTDHLVPEQVRALAERIDTEQGRLDVLVNDVWGGERLFAFDKPVWEHDLDDGLRLLRLGVETHAITSHFVLPLLVRRPGGLVVEMTDGTSAYNSTHYRNSYFYDLVKNSVLRTAFVLAHELEPHGGTAVALTPGWMRSEMMLDAFGVTEDNWRDAQAAVPHFCISESPAYVGRAVAALAADADVARRNGQSLSSGQLAQEYGFTDLDGSRPDCWRYLVEVEGAGKPADPAGYR, encoded by the coding sequence ATGGAACTCACGCCCGAAACATCGGCACCGGACCTACGCGGAAGGATCGCACTGGTGGCGGGGGCCACACGGGGAGCCGGGCGCGGCATCGCCGTCCAACTGGGCACCGCGGGTGCCACGGTCTACGTCACCGGCCGTACGACCAGGCAGCGGCGATCGGAGTACGACCGGGCCGAGACGATCGAGGAGACGGCCGAGCTGGTGACGGCGGCGGGCGGAACCGGCATCGCGGTGCCGACCGACCACCTGGTGCCGGAGCAGGTCCGCGCCCTGGCCGAGCGCATCGACACGGAACAGGGGCGGCTCGACGTTCTGGTCAACGACGTCTGGGGCGGCGAGCGGCTCTTCGCGTTCGACAAGCCGGTGTGGGAGCACGATCTCGACGACGGACTGCGGCTCCTCCGGCTGGGCGTGGAGACCCACGCGATCACCAGCCACTTCGTACTCCCGCTGCTGGTGCGCCGGCCGGGCGGGCTCGTGGTCGAGATGACCGACGGGACGTCCGCGTACAACAGCACGCACTACCGCAACTCGTACTTCTACGACCTGGTCAAGAACAGCGTGCTCCGCACGGCGTTCGTGCTCGCACACGAGCTGGAACCGCACGGCGGGACGGCGGTGGCGCTCACCCCGGGCTGGATGCGGTCGGAGATGATGCTCGACGCGTTCGGCGTCACCGAGGACAACTGGCGCGACGCGCAGGCCGCGGTGCCGCACTTCTGCATCTCGGAGAGCCCGGCGTACGTCGGCCGCGCGGTCGCGGCGCTGGCCGCCGACGCCGATGTCGCACGCCGGAACGGCCAGTCGCTCTCCAGCGGTCAGCTCGCCCAGGAGTACGGCTTCACCGACCTGGACGGCTCGCGCCCCGACTGCTGGCGCTACTTGGTCGAGGTCGAAGGCGCGGGCAAGCCCGCGGACCCCGCCGGGTACCGGTGA
- a CDS encoding MbtH family protein, producing MSNPFEDENGTYLVLVNDEGQHSLWPAFAEVPAGWTVTHQEDTRQACLDHVERNWTDLRPRSLIESTAADPA from the coding sequence GTGAGCAATCCCTTCGAGGACGAGAACGGCACCTATCTGGTGCTCGTCAACGACGAGGGGCAGCACTCGCTGTGGCCCGCCTTCGCCGAGGTGCCCGCCGGCTGGACGGTCACCCACCAGGAGGACACGCGCCAGGCCTGCCTCGACCACGTGGAGCGGAACTGGACGGACCTGCGGCCCAGGAGCCTGATCGAGAGCACGGCCGCCGACCCCGCCTGA
- a CDS encoding SDR family NAD(P)-dependent oxidoreductase — translation MTGRRALVTGSSSGIGAAVADLLAAEGADVVVHGRDRERTEAMAQKVRAHGRRVDVAIGDLSTDAGAADVARAVAAGGDVDILVNNAGSTDLVPWDMATPDLWAKSYEVNVISAVRMIREFVPAMRRRGWGRVIQIGGGLSMQPMAMQPQYCAALAARHNLAVSLARDLKGTGVTSNVVSPGAIMVEYVRDWLLEVAPTRGWGDELPEIESKAAEEWIPNDIGRYGTPEEVAGAVAYLAGPLADYISGTVVRVDGGHVISL, via the coding sequence ATGACGGGCAGACGCGCCCTGGTGACCGGTTCGAGTTCCGGCATCGGAGCGGCTGTCGCGGACCTGCTGGCGGCCGAGGGAGCGGATGTCGTCGTTCACGGCCGGGACCGTGAACGTACGGAGGCGATGGCACAGAAGGTGCGCGCACACGGACGACGGGTCGATGTCGCGATCGGAGACCTTTCGACCGACGCGGGCGCCGCCGACGTGGCCCGAGCGGTAGCGGCGGGCGGGGACGTCGACATCCTGGTCAACAACGCCGGCTCCACCGATCTGGTCCCCTGGGACATGGCGACCCCCGATCTGTGGGCGAAGTCGTACGAGGTCAATGTGATTTCGGCCGTGCGCATGATCAGGGAATTCGTTCCCGCCATGCGCCGACGGGGCTGGGGACGCGTGATCCAGATAGGCGGTGGACTGTCGATGCAGCCCATGGCCATGCAGCCCCAGTACTGTGCCGCTCTCGCGGCGCGGCACAACCTGGCCGTCTCGCTCGCGCGGGATCTCAAGGGAACCGGTGTGACCTCGAACGTGGTCTCTCCCGGGGCCATCATGGTGGAGTACGTCCGGGACTGGCTGCTCGAAGTGGCGCCCACCCGCGGCTGGGGAGACGAGTTGCCGGAGATCGAGTCGAAGGCGGCAGAGGAGTGGATCCCCAACGACATCGGCCGTTACGGCACTCCGGAGGAGGTCGCCGGGGCGGTGGCCTATCTCGCCGGCCCGCTCGCGGACTACATCAGCGGAACGGTGGTCCGCGTCGACGGTGGTCACGTGATCTCGCTCTGA
- a CDS encoding AEC family transporter, with protein MQGVLTGFAVIAVVIGVGYVLGRRGHLGEDGRTVLTRLAFNVATPALLFTTLAQADLSVIFSQRLLVTAAATAAAAAVFVTVGLLRGWGTGQLTIGALCSSYVNAGNLGIPIAVYVLGDASLVAPVLLFQQMVVTPLALTVLDLSLPGEPRSLLQRLTTPLRNPMAVGSLTGVAVAATGWTVPPPALEPLTLIGNMSVPAVLLAFGISLRGSGIPARGDNRPAIVLSAVLKTAFQPLVAWGIGAGVFHLHGAALLDVVVTSALPAAQNLYTYASQYRVAEQLARESILLSTLGSIPALITVAALLG; from the coding sequence ATGCAGGGAGTTCTCACCGGATTCGCGGTGATCGCCGTCGTCATAGGTGTCGGCTACGTACTCGGACGGCGCGGGCACCTGGGCGAGGACGGCAGAACGGTTCTGACCCGGCTCGCCTTCAACGTGGCGACACCCGCACTGCTCTTCACGACCCTGGCGCAGGCCGACCTGTCGGTCATCTTCTCCCAGCGGCTCCTGGTCACGGCGGCCGCCACGGCCGCTGCGGCCGCCGTCTTCGTCACCGTGGGACTCCTGCGCGGCTGGGGCACGGGACAGCTCACCATCGGCGCCCTGTGCTCCAGCTACGTCAACGCGGGCAACCTCGGGATCCCGATCGCCGTCTACGTGCTGGGAGACGCCTCGCTCGTCGCCCCCGTCCTGCTGTTCCAGCAGATGGTCGTCACCCCCCTCGCCCTGACCGTGCTCGACCTGAGCCTGCCCGGCGAGCCCCGCTCCCTCCTGCAGCGCCTCACCACCCCTCTCCGGAACCCGATGGCTGTCGGCTCGCTCACGGGCGTGGCCGTCGCCGCCACCGGGTGGACCGTCCCGCCACCGGCACTCGAACCTCTCACCCTCATCGGCAACATGTCCGTCCCGGCCGTCCTGCTGGCCTTCGGGATCTCGCTGCGCGGCAGCGGCATACCCGCCCGCGGGGACAACCGCCCCGCGATCGTCCTGTCCGCCGTCCTCAAGACGGCCTTCCAGCCCCTCGTCGCCTGGGGCATCGGCGCCGGCGTCTTCCACCTGCACGGCGCGGCGCTCCTCGACGTCGTCGTGACCTCGGCGCTGCCTGCCGCGCAGAACCTCTACACCTACGCCTCCCAGTACCGCGTCGCCGAACAACTCGCCCGGGAGTCCATACTGCTGTCCACCCTCGGTTCGATCCCGGCCCTCATCACCGTCGCCGCTCTCCTCGGGTGA
- a CDS encoding TIGR03621 family F420-dependent LLM class oxidoreductase yields MTDVNDRPFRFGVGIFSPRSRKEWVEKVRLAEELGYDTVSVSDHLYMPAPLPTLVLAAEATERVRLGTLVLNTTFYQPAVLARDIETIHRYSGGRVEVGLGAGYDRKQFDAAGLPWTGAAERVAHLEETVLKLKDSGADAGREPAPRIMIAGRGDRVLQLAAREADIIAFTGTARVRDGEGLRLGNLAEITDRVRLVHDLLGERVQDVELNIPIHRVLLPGTDTAAVSDVWQNTLDLEPDELSELPSLLMGTPEECAEQLRARRKRFGITYFSVLEPEMMAFSKVIEAMR; encoded by the coding sequence GTGACTGACGTCAATGACCGGCCTTTCCGGTTCGGTGTAGGCATCTTCTCACCCCGCAGCCGTAAGGAGTGGGTGGAGAAGGTGCGGCTGGCGGAGGAGCTCGGATACGACACCGTCTCCGTCTCCGACCACCTCTACATGCCCGCGCCGCTCCCTACGCTCGTTCTCGCTGCGGAGGCGACCGAGCGGGTGCGCCTCGGGACGCTGGTCCTCAATACGACCTTCTATCAGCCGGCCGTGCTGGCCCGTGACATCGAGACCATTCACCGGTACTCCGGAGGACGGGTCGAGGTCGGCCTCGGTGCCGGGTACGACCGGAAGCAGTTCGACGCGGCCGGCCTGCCGTGGACCGGTGCGGCCGAACGGGTGGCGCATCTCGAGGAGACGGTCCTGAAGCTGAAGGACAGCGGTGCGGACGCCGGGCGGGAGCCGGCACCCCGGATCATGATCGCCGGCCGAGGTGACCGTGTTCTTCAGCTGGCGGCCCGTGAGGCGGACATCATCGCCTTCACCGGCACGGCGCGGGTGCGTGACGGCGAAGGCCTGCGGCTCGGCAACCTCGCGGAGATCACGGACCGGGTCCGGCTGGTCCACGATCTGCTCGGCGAACGCGTCCAGGACGTCGAACTGAACATTCCCATCCACCGGGTGCTGCTGCCCGGTACCGACACCGCGGCCGTCTCCGACGTATGGCAGAACACCCTCGACCTCGAGCCCGACGAGCTGTCCGAGCTGCCCTCCCTGCTGATGGGTACGCCCGAGGAATGCGCGGAACAGCTCAGGGCCCGGCGAAAGCGGTTCGGCATCACGTATTTCAGTGTGCTGGAGCCGGAGATGATGGCCTTCTCCAAGGTCATCGAGGCGATGCGATGA
- a CDS encoding acetyl/propionyl/methylcrotonyl-CoA carboxylase subunit alpha has translation MRKVLIANRGEIAVRVARACRDAGIASVAVYADPDRDALHVRAADEAFALGGDTPAASYLDMAKVLQAAKDSGADAVHPGYGFLSENAEFAQAVLDAGLTWIGPPPQAIRDLGDKVAARHIAQRAGAPLVAGTPDPVSGSAEVVEFAQKNGLPIAIKAAFGGGGRGLKVARTLEEIPELYDSAVREAVAAFGRGECFVERYLDKPRHVETQCLADTHGNVVVVSTRDCSLQRRHQKLVEEAPAPFLSKEQNAQLYAASKAILKEAGDVGAGTVEFLVGVDGTISFLEVNTRLQVEHPVTEEVTGLDLVREMFRIADGEELGYGDPAVRGHSFEFRINGEDPGRGFLPAPGTVTLFAPPTGPGVRLDAGVETGSVIGPAWDSLLAKLVVTGATREQALQRAARALGEFTVEGMATAIPFHRAVVADPAFTADPFRVHTRWIETEFVNEIKLFTVPADQDTDEETGRETVVVEVGGRRLEISLPSSLGMSLARTGLAAGARPRRRAAKRSTSAASGDSLTSPMQGTIVKIAVEEGQEVEEGDLVVVLEAMKMEQPLNAHRAGTIRGLSAEVGASLTSGATICEING, from the coding sequence GTGCGCAAGGTGCTCATCGCCAACCGTGGCGAAATCGCTGTCCGTGTTGCTCGGGCTTGCCGGGATGCCGGAATCGCGAGCGTGGCCGTCTACGCCGATCCGGACCGGGATGCTCTGCATGTGCGCGCGGCCGACGAGGCGTTCGCTCTGGGCGGTGACACCCCGGCCGCCAGTTATCTGGACATGGCCAAGGTGCTCCAGGCCGCCAAGGACTCCGGGGCGGACGCGGTCCACCCGGGCTACGGCTTCCTCTCGGAGAACGCGGAGTTCGCGCAGGCCGTGCTGGACGCGGGTCTGACGTGGATCGGCCCGCCGCCGCAGGCGATCCGGGATCTGGGTGACAAGGTCGCCGCGCGTCACATCGCCCAGCGTGCGGGTGCGCCGCTGGTGGCCGGCACACCGGATCCGGTGTCGGGTTCGGCGGAGGTCGTGGAGTTCGCGCAGAAGAACGGTCTGCCGATCGCGATCAAGGCGGCCTTCGGTGGTGGCGGGCGCGGTCTGAAGGTCGCCCGCACGCTGGAGGAGATCCCGGAGCTGTACGACTCCGCGGTCCGTGAGGCCGTCGCGGCGTTCGGCCGGGGCGAGTGCTTCGTGGAGCGCTACCTCGACAAGCCGCGGCACGTGGAGACCCAGTGCCTGGCCGACACGCACGGCAACGTCGTCGTCGTCTCCACCCGTGACTGCTCGCTCCAGCGCCGCCACCAGAAGCTCGTCGAGGAAGCCCCCGCGCCGTTCCTGTCCAAGGAACAGAACGCGCAGCTGTACGCGGCTTCCAAGGCGATCCTGAAGGAGGCCGGCGACGTCGGCGCCGGCACCGTCGAGTTCCTCGTCGGTGTGGACGGCACGATCTCCTTCCTCGAGGTCAACACCCGCCTCCAGGTCGAGCACCCGGTCACCGAGGAGGTCACCGGCCTCGACCTCGTCCGCGAGATGTTCCGCATCGCCGACGGCGAGGAGCTCGGCTACGGCGACCCCGCGGTGCGCGGGCACTCCTTCGAGTTCCGCATCAACGGCGAGGACCCGGGCCGCGGCTTCCTGCCCGCCCCCGGCACCGTCACCCTGTTCGCCCCGCCCACCGGCCCCGGCGTCCGCCTCGACGCCGGCGTCGAGACCGGCAGCGTCATCGGCCCCGCCTGGGACTCGCTGCTCGCCAAGCTCGTGGTGACCGGCGCGACGCGTGAGCAGGCGCTGCAGCGCGCGGCGCGTGCGCTGGGCGAGTTCACCGTCGAGGGCATGGCCACCGCGATCCCCTTCCACCGCGCGGTCGTGGCCGACCCGGCGTTCACCGCCGACCCGTTCCGGGTCCACACCCGGTGGATCGAGACGGAGTTCGTCAACGAGATCAAGCTCTTCACGGTCCCCGCGGACCAGGACACCGACGAGGAGACCGGCCGCGAGACCGTCGTCGTCGAGGTCGGCGGCAGACGCCTGGAGATCTCCCTGCCCAGCAGTCTCGGCATGTCCCTTGCCCGCACCGGACTCGCCGCCGGCGCCAGGCCGCGACGCCGGGCTGCGAAGAGGTCCACCTCCGCAGCCTCCGGTGACAGCCTCACCTCCCCGATGCAGGGCACGATCGTCAAGATCGCCGTCGAGGAGGGGCAGGAGGTCGAGGAGGGCGACCTCGTCGTCGTCCTCGAGGCCATGAAGATGGAACAGCCCCTCAACGCCCACCGCGCCGGAACCATCAGGGGCCTGTCCGCCGAAGTGGGCGCCTCCCTCACCTCCGGGGCCACCATCTGCGAGATCAACGGCTGA
- a CDS encoding polyprenyl synthetase family protein, whose translation MTPPTTVRTGTPTTGSAASGASGASGASGKVTPAGAGSQEITDGAHRTLARCRDLVRPSLAAAIGRLHPWQGEMAAFSLGWCEVGGAPSDGSREGKGVRQALAVLCAEAAGAPTDSAVAAAVAVELVHTFSLLHDDIMDGDGTRRQRETVWKAYGTGPAVLAGDALLALAVQILAEEPGPLTAVAVGRLSETLSGLARGQAEDLLLASRPWTGPGAVRTDEYRAMAELKTGTLLGCAAALGGLLGGAPVPVVAALDRAGRHLGVAFQAVDDLLGVWGDPAVTGKPVHGDLRERKKTYPVLAALGRDGLRSAELAELLNSPVPLDDAGARRAAALVEACGGRDATLEEARHHLDAARAFLRSVPLAPRAAREIEVLLGFLLHRRM comes from the coding sequence ATGACCCCTCCGACGACCGTCCGCACCGGCACTCCGACCACCGGTTCCGCGGCCTCCGGGGCCTCCGGGGCCTCCGGGGCCTCCGGTAAGGTGACGCCCGCCGGCGCCGGGTCGCAGGAGATCACGGACGGCGCCCACCGCACACTCGCCCGCTGCCGTGACCTGGTGCGCCCTTCCCTGGCCGCCGCGATAGGGCGGCTCCACCCGTGGCAGGGCGAGATGGCCGCGTTCTCCCTGGGCTGGTGCGAAGTCGGCGGTGCGCCCTCCGACGGTTCACGCGAGGGCAAGGGCGTGCGCCAGGCCCTCGCCGTACTGTGCGCCGAGGCCGCAGGTGCTCCCACGGACAGCGCGGTGGCCGCGGCGGTGGCAGTCGAACTGGTCCACACCTTCTCGCTGCTGCACGACGACATCATGGACGGGGACGGGACCCGGCGGCAGCGGGAGACCGTGTGGAAGGCGTACGGCACCGGTCCCGCGGTGCTCGCGGGCGACGCGCTCCTCGCCCTCGCCGTGCAGATCCTCGCCGAGGAACCGGGCCCGCTCACGGCCGTGGCCGTGGGCCGCCTGTCCGAGACGCTGAGCGGCCTCGCACGCGGCCAGGCGGAGGACCTCCTCCTCGCGTCCCGTCCCTGGACGGGCCCCGGCGCGGTGCGGACCGATGAGTACCGTGCCATGGCGGAGCTCAAGACAGGCACGCTGCTGGGCTGCGCGGCGGCGCTCGGCGGACTCCTGGGCGGGGCTCCCGTACCCGTCGTGGCGGCGCTGGACCGGGCCGGGCGCCACCTGGGAGTGGCCTTCCAGGCCGTCGACGACCTGCTGGGCGTCTGGGGGGACCCGGCGGTCACGGGCAAACCCGTGCACGGCGACCTGCGGGAGCGCAAGAAGACCTACCCCGTGCTCGCCGCCCTCGGTCGTGACGGTCTCCGCTCCGCGGAGCTCGCCGAGCTTCTGAACTCCCCGGTGCCCCTGGACGACGCCGGCGCCCGGCGCGCGGCCGCACTCGTCGAGGCGTGCGGGGGCCGCGACGCCACCCTGGAGGAAGCCCGTCACCATCTGGATGCCGCCCGCGCCTTCCTGCGGAGCGTCCCCCTCGCCCCGCGCGCGGCGCGCGAGATCGAGGTGCTGCTCGGGTTCCTGCTCCACCGAAGGATGTGA
- a CDS encoding bile acid:sodium symporter family protein codes for MQTEQITPDQPASDDKAARRAVTVFPVLVLVAGVAGLVTPGTFDGWTESVPYLLGIVMFCMGLTMTPLDFRGVAKRPWAVAIGLVAHYVIMPGLGWAIAHLLGLPPQLAAGLILVGCAPSGTASNVVTFLARGDVALSVSVATVSTLVAPLVTPPLTLLLAGAYLPVDAGSMITDILKTVLLPVLGGLVVRLVAGKLVDRVLGLMPWLSSVAVAAIVCAVVAGSAGAIKSAAMTVLVAVVLHNGLGLALGYGAGKISGLGRPASRAMAFEVGMQNSGLAASLATAHFSPLAALPAAVFSVWHNISGALVAAWMSHRSRREEPALPAAGPAPKAAIGEEP; via the coding sequence GTGCAAACCGAACAGATAACCCCTGATCAACCGGCCTCCGACGACAAGGCGGCGCGGCGCGCCGTCACGGTGTTCCCTGTCCTCGTACTCGTGGCGGGCGTCGCCGGTCTTGTCACTCCCGGCACGTTCGACGGCTGGACGGAATCGGTTCCGTATCTGCTGGGGATCGTCATGTTCTGCATGGGCCTGACGATGACCCCGCTCGACTTCAGGGGTGTGGCGAAACGCCCGTGGGCCGTCGCCATCGGCCTGGTCGCGCACTACGTGATCATGCCGGGACTCGGCTGGGCCATCGCCCATCTGCTCGGGCTGCCGCCCCAGCTGGCGGCCGGTCTCATCCTGGTCGGCTGTGCGCCGAGCGGCACGGCGTCGAACGTCGTGACGTTCCTGGCCCGCGGTGACGTGGCACTGTCGGTCTCGGTGGCCACCGTCTCGACGCTCGTGGCTCCTCTGGTGACGCCGCCGCTCACGCTGCTGCTGGCGGGCGCCTACCTGCCGGTGGACGCGGGATCGATGATCACGGACATCCTCAAGACCGTCCTGCTTCCGGTCCTCGGCGGTCTGGTCGTGCGGCTCGTCGCGGGCAAGCTGGTCGACCGGGTGCTGGGTCTCATGCCCTGGCTGTCGTCGGTGGCCGTCGCCGCGATCGTCTGCGCGGTCGTGGCGGGCAGCGCCGGCGCGATCAAGTCGGCCGCCATGACCGTGCTGGTCGCCGTCGTGCTGCACAACGGCCTCGGACTCGCGCTCGGATACGGCGCGGGCAAGATCTCGGGGCTCGGCCGGCCCGCCAGCCGCGCCATGGCCTTCGAGGTCGGTATGCAGAACTCCGGGCTCGCCGCCTCACTGGCAACCGCGCACTTCAGCCCGCTGGCGGCGCTGCCGGCCGCGGTGTTCTCCGTGTGGCACAACATCTCGGGTGCCCTGGTGGCCGCCTGGATGTCCCACCGGTCCCGGCGGGAGGAGCCGGCGCTCCCGGCAGCCGGCCCCGCGCCGAAGGCGGCGATCGGCGAGGAGCCCTGA